A DNA window from Jaculus jaculus isolate mJacJac1 chromosome 1, mJacJac1.mat.Y.cur, whole genome shotgun sequence contains the following coding sequences:
- the Pkp3 gene encoding plakophilin-3 produces the protein MQDGNFLLSALQPETGVCSLALPSDLQLDRRSAEGPEADRLRAARVQEQVRARLLQLGQQPRHNGAAESEGATETIRGTSRGQYHTLQTGFSSRSQGLNGDKTSTFRPVAKPAYNPASWSSRSAVDLSCSRRLSSTHNGGSAFGAVVGYGGAQPTPPMSNRPVSFHERGGVASRADYDTLSLRSLRLGPGGLDDRYSVVSEQLEPAAPSTYRSFAYERQASSSSSRAGVLDWPETTEGPPSRTIRAPAMRTLQRFQSSHRSRGGPGSVSGTGLEPVARAPSVRSLSLSLADSGHLPDVRGLDSYAGHRTLQRLSSGFDDIDLPSAVKYLMASDPNLQVLGAAYIQHRCYSDAAAKKQARSLQAVPRLVKLFNHANQEVQRHATGAMRNLIYDNADNKLALVEENGIFELLRTLREQDDELRKNVTGILWNLSSSDHLKDRLARDTLEQLTDLVLSPLSGAGGPPLLQQNASEAEIFYNVTGFLRNLSSASQATRQKMRECHGLVDALVTYINHALDVGKCEDKSVENAVCVLRNLSYRLYDEMPPSALQRLEGRGRRDLTGAPPGEVVGCFTPQSRRLRELPLTADALTFAEVSKDPKGLEWLWSPQIVGLYNRLLQRCELNRHTTEAAAGALQNITAGDRRWAGVLSRLALEQERILNPLLDRVRTADHNQLRSLTGLIRNLSRNARNKDEMSTKVVSHLIEKLPGSVGEKCPPAEVLVNIIAVLNNLVVASPIAARDLLYFDGLRKLIFIKKKRDGPDSEKSSRAASSLLANLWQYSKLHRDFRAKGYRKEDFLGP, from the exons ATGCAGGACGGTAACTTCCTCCTGTCGGCCCTACAGCCTGAGACTGGTGTGTGCTCCCTGGCTCTGCCCTCGGACCTGCAGCTGGATCGCCGAAGCGCCGAGGGACCGGAGGCTGATCGGTTGCGGGCGGCTCGAGTTCAAGAACAAGTCCGAGCCCGCCTCCTGCAGCTGGGCCAGCAGCCAAGGCACAATGGGGCAGCAGAGTCCGAAGGCGCCACGGAGACCATCAGAG GTACATCCAGGGGTCAGTACCATACTCTTCAGACTGGCTTCAGCTCTCGATCTCAAGGCCTGAATGGGGATAAGACCTCG ACCTTCCGACCTGTGGCCAAGCCAGCCTACAATCCAGCCTCCTGGTCCTCCCGCTCTGCTGTGGACCTGAGCTGCAGTCGAAGGCTGAGCTCCACCCACAATGGAGGCAGTGCCTTTGGGGCTGTGGTGGGGTATGGGGGTGCCCAGCCTACCCCACCCATGTCCAACCGACCAGTGTCCTTCCATGAGCGTGGTGGGGTGGCCAGCCGGGCTGACTATGACACGCTGTCCCTGCGCTCACTGAGGCTGGGACCTGGGGGCCTGGACGACCGCTACAGCGTAGTGTCAGAGCAGCTGGAGCCTGCAGCCCCTTCCACCTATAGATCCTTTGCTTACGAACGCCaggccagctccagctccagccggGCAGGGGTCCTGGACTGGCCAGAGACCACTGAGGGCCCCCCTAGCCGAACTATCCGTGCACCTGCCATGAGGACCCTACAGCGGTTTCAGAGCAGCCACCGGAGCCGTGGGGGCCCTGGGTCAGTATCAGGGACTGGCCTGGAGCCCGTGGCCCGAGCCCCATCTGTACGTAGCCTCAGTCTCAGCCTGGCAGATTCAGGCCACCTACCTGATGTGCGAGGGCTAGACAGCTATGCAGGCCACCGCACTCTGCAGAGGCTCAGCAGCGG CTTTGATGACATAGACCTGCCCTCAGCAGTCAAGTACCTCATGGCCTCAGACCCCAACCTTCAGGTGCTAGGAGCAGCCTACATCCAACACAGGTGCTACAGCGACGCGGCAGCCAAGAAACAG GCTCGCAGCCTTCAGGCGGTACCCAGGCTGGTGAAGCTCTTCAACCATGCCAACCAGGAGGTGCAGCGCCACGCCACAGGTGCCATGCGCAACCTCATCTATGATAACGCAGACAACAAGCTGGCTCTGGTGGAAGAGAATGGGATCTTCGAGCTGTTGCGGACACTACGGGAACAGGATGACGAACTGCGCAAGAACGTCACAG GGATCCTATGGAATCTGTCCTCCAGTGATCACTTGAAGGACCGCCTGGCCCGCGACACACTGGAGCAGCTCACAGACCTGGTGCTGAGCCCCCTATCAGGGGCAGGGGGACCTCCCCTTCTCCAGCAGAATGCCTCTGAGGCGGAGATCTTCTACAACGTTACTGGCTTTCTCAG GAACCTCAGCTCAGCCTCCCAGGCCACTCGCCAGAAGATGCGCGAGTGCCATGGGCTAGTGGATGCTCTGGTCACCTACATCAACCATGCCCTGGACGTGGGCAAGTGCGAGGACAAG AGCGTGGAAAACGCCGTGTGTGTGTTAAGGAACTTGTCCTACCGCCTGTACGACGAGATGCCGCCATCCGCGCTACAGCGGCTTGAGGGCCGGGGCCGCAGGGACCTGACCGGGGCACCGCCTGGGGAAGTGGTGGGCTGTTTCACACCGCAGAGCCGAAGGCTGCGTGAG TTGCCTCTGACAGCCGACGCACTCACCTTTGCGGAGGTATCCAAGGACCCCAAGGGTCTCGAGTGGCTGTGGAGCCCCCAGATTGTGGGGCTCTACAACCGGCTGCTGCAGCGCTGTGAGCTGAACCGGCACACTACAGAGGCAGCCGCCGGCGCTCTGCAGAACATCACCGCGGGCGACCGCAGG TGGGCAGGGGTGCTAAGCCGCCTGGCCCTGGAGCAGGAGCGCATCCTGAACCCCCTGCTAGACCGTGTTCGCACTGCTGACCACAACCAGCTGCGCTCGCTGACTGGCCTCATCCGAAACCTGTCACGCAATGCTAGGAACAAGGATGAGATGT CCACCAAAGTGGTGAGCCACCTGATCGAGAAGCTCCCTGGCAGCGTGGGTGAGAAGTGTCCCCCGGCTGAGGTGTTGGTCAACATCATAGCTGTGCTCAACAACTTGGTGGTGGCCAGTCCCATTGCCGCTCGGGACCTGCTCTACTTTGATGGGCTCCGAAAGCTGATCTTcatcaaaaagaagagagacGG TCCTGACAGTGAGAAGTCCTCCCGAGCAGCCTCCAGCCTCTTGGCAAACCTCTGGCAGTACAGCAAGCTTCACCGTGACTTCCGGGCG AAGGGCTATCGGAAGGAGGATTTCCTGGGCCCGTAG